DNA from Daucus carota subsp. sativus chromosome 1, DH1 v3.0, whole genome shotgun sequence:
tttgtttgttttttcatATCAATCACTTTTTAATATTCCGGCAAGTTTGGCCTAGCATGAACATGCAAAGTTTATAAACCCCACAAAGTTTATATGGGTGTCAGTGTGTGTCTAGTTCGTGTCTGCATAATAAACAGGGTCGGGTTCTTGACAGACGTATTAAACATACGGTTATCAGGGATCAAGATCCTTTCGTATTAAAAAACCTGTGAGGGGTTTTACTTTTTGGACATGGTTAGGTAACATGATTTCAAGTCATGAGATAAGTATCATAATGTTTCTGTCAAGTTAACTTTGATGAACCACGCATTACAGATTAACAGTCAAAACAAACTTTAGCTTAAGAAAGTGATGGACAGGAAGACTGGGACCTGAATTTTGACCTCAtcatcatatattaaattacatCTGTGAGAGTGATTTAAACATTCAACTACTAATTTATGGCCCTTGCTGCCTGGCACATCCTAACCTTGTGATTTTCAGCTACTGTTCAAAAAGTACGCTTCAGTCTTGTCCAATCTATATGCAGGCTAGTTGCAGACAATTATTTGGTTCAAAACTTTAAGTCCATTGAATTATCATGCTGCCTTGAATTTCCTAGACATGTGCACCTTGTCATGATAGAATTAAGTGTACTAGACTTcaaatttgactcgtttatgaaTACAAATTATACCGTGACTTTAAGTGTCTTAGACTTcaaatttgactcgtttataaatacaaattataCAGTGACTTCTCACTTATAAGTAACTTCTGAGTTCAGTGAAAAGTTCATTGGTTTTAATAAGCCTGGTAATTGATCCAAGTGAACTCATATTTTTCCTGTATGTGATAGCTGAGTTGCTTGGCAAAGGGGGGCATGCAGAAGTGTACAAGGGATGCTTACCAGATGGTCAAGTTGTCGCGGTGAAAAAGATCACGAAGAAGGCAAAGAAAGATGAGAACCGAGTTGGCGAATTTTTATCTGAGCTTGGGATTATTGCACATATTAATCATCCAAATGCTGCTAAATTAATAGGCTTTAGTATTGAGAATGGACTATACCTTGTCCTCCAATTTGCCCCCAATGGCAGCTTAGCCACTTTACTACACGGTGCTAATCGCTATAAATTATCAATTAGAAGTGTAATAAAGCCACAAAATCACAAATGAACTGAGGTAATTTTTCTTATTGCAGGTTGTCCAGAGAGGACCATAGAGTGGAGCATAAGATTTAAGGTAGCAATCGGGGTAGCTGATGGTCTGAAGTATCTGCATTCCGATTGTCAGAGGCGAATAATCCATAGAGACATTACAGCCTCAAATATACTCTTGTCCGAAGACTATGTGCCTCAGGTTGTTATTTTCTTGTGACCAATTTTAACAacatttttgttttatatacttATGAGGTGCTTTTTTGAATCTTCAGATATCCGATTTCGGGTTAGCAAAGTGGCTCCCGGAGAAGTGGATGCATCATGTAGTATCGCCTATTGAGGGCACTTTTGGGTATCAATTACTTGCTTGATCAAGCCCTTCCGTTTTTTTAACAAGTTAGCTTATGTGTTGATTCATGGTTTTCTGTCAGATACATGGCTCCAGAGTATTTTATGCATGGAATCATTGATGAGAAGACGGATGTATTTGCTTTCGGAGTTCTGTTATTAGAGCTCATAACCGGGCGCTGTGCTGTTGATTCTTGTCGACAGAGCCTTGTTATGTGGGTACGTGCACGTTTTGTTATCCGTAAcaagagctctgataccatgttaagttatCAGCTCCGCTAAATATTGCCTACATTGCAGGCAAAATCTCTGCTGGAGAAAAACAGTGTGAAGGAACTAGCGGATCCTCGACTAGGCGAAGATTATGACATGGTGGATATGAAACGAGCCATAGCAACAGCTACAACATGCCTTCATCATATGCCAAAACTAAGGCCAAACATGACCAGGGTAACTAAACACATTTGGTCACATAAATGACCAAGATTATAGTCTTAATTATCTGCATCAATCAATTTGTTGGTATAGATTAATATTAGAGTTAAGGGGTTAAGTAATGTTGGTTATGTGTAGGTGGCTCAACTGCTGAGAGGTGAAAATGGAGGATTAGAGATGAAACAGAGGTCAATGGTACTGGTGGATGATTATGACTTGGAAGATTATACTTGTACAACTTACCTTAAGGATCTTAATCGTTATAAACAACTTCTTTTGgagtaatataatttatattaataataataattaattttcctTATTTTAATATGCTTCACAGTAGTTCTGAGTATTTTTCAAGTACCTCAGTCTCCAAGTTCAGAAGCTGTTCAGCCTTTGTgtatttttctctctttttgtaTATCATTTTGTCAAATACTTGTACACTGTCTTTTTTATCACAGCTTTAATATATCGTTTCGAAGATGGAATAATTGTGTGATTTATGTGTATACGATGACAGAATCGAAACTAAATCCGATAATATCATAATAACACCTTTAAAATGTGAACAGTGATAATGTAATATATAACAGTGTCAGTGTCTACCCTGAGTCTCGTTACAGTATCTACGAAAAATGACTTCGGACATAATCGTGCAACTATCTATCCTCGTATTAACACTTTGCATATTCTACGCCGTCAACAAATTCTCCAAACAAATGCAACTATCTATCCTCGTATTAACACTTTGCATATTCTACGCCGTCAACAAATTCTCCAAACAAACCCTTACAAACATCCGTGTTAAAAACCGGTTCAAAGCCCAAGCCCACCGTCACTTCATCCAAGGGGCCCACCTCTTATCTCGAGCCCGATCCACCGCCAACCGCACTACCTCACTCAACCTCGCTAAAGACGCCGTGAATCTCGCTGACCAAGCCCTTTCGCTCGAGCCAAGAGATGGCGCCACGTTGATCCTCAAAGGCCTGGCCCTGGATCTGATGGGCCACAAGTCGGCGGCACTTAAGTGCGTTGACCAGGCGTTGACTTTCCCGGCGGTGAAGGCCTTGTCGGAGAAGGAGAGAGGGGATGCGTTGTTTACGAGGGCCGAGTTGAGGATGGCGGTGAATCGGCGGCGGCGAGTTGACTCGGCGGTGGCTGATTTGTTGGAGGCCGTGAGGTTGAGTGAGGATAATGGGAAGGCCTTTTGTTTGTTGGGCCAGTGTTTTGTGATTAAAGGGATGAGAAATGAGGCTAAGAATGCGTTTGAAAGGGCTTTGAGGATTGAGCCTGATTTAGTGGAGGCCCGTCAAGGGCTATTAGACTTGGATTCGGGTGCTTAATTAGAAATTGTATTGGGCTGGATTATATGTATTGTAAAATGGGGCGCATTTGACGATGCCGAAGTTTGATATATTAGGGTTGAAATTTTAAAGCGTAAAGTTTGGGGGCAAGTCCAGTCCAAAAAATATGTTTGATACTAAAATTTAAGGCATTGAAATGAGAgttcttatttaaaaaaatttgaggattctaacaatattttaataatgcctTAAGATATTATGACATTTCATAATTCATATGTATCTTGTTGTTAGAACATATCAATTGCCTAATGttagataatttttttactatttacatattttgatttataatatataaaaaaaagttatatttgGTCAAGTTTAATAGTAAAATCTATTACAACTCACAAAAGCtgaaatttttagatttatcaCAAATTTTCACTACTTTTCAATTAAAAGCTTGTTGTTGATGTCTTTAACACTGTCAAACAGTActttaatacaaaaatatatatcaagttGAACACCGTGTATAggcattaaaaaaactaaaactaaGACGCACAAGCTAGCCTCAGTTTAAACATCAGATgaatttgtaacatttttcttttagtgagttttatattgattaatatatttattctgCACCTATTATAGAATTTTATATCACGTTGAACTTTTTCGGATATCCTAtcatttatctttttataatataaaacactaataAACCCACTATTTTACGATATCTCTATTCTATactaataaaaacactattacatcaactaatttcctccactatttcgaatttattattaaaaataaatgagtcCCGCCGTTTTACCTATTTTTCATCTAAACTTATTTATCTTTGTCCCCGTGTCCAATCCCAAAGTATATTATTCATCCGGACCGAAGGAGTTTATATAATTTGCACAAGCTAGCCTCTGTTTAAGAAACTTCAGAAAAATTTATAACCTTCGTCTTTTCTGTGAGTTttatattgattaattatatctttatatgtattatGCACGTACGCCGAACCTTCGTGAAGAAACTACATCAGACTAGATCCAACGCTGGGGAAATGAAGTGGGTGACGGTGCTTAAATGTTGAGTAGTTCTCACTTCTCGTTTTGAATAAATTCAACAGTAAAAGCTGTACGTAACGTAATACATTTCGCATGTGCTGAAACTTCAGGCCTCAATGTTGATAAGGATTAAGCAGCCTCAGCTTTTCAAAACCATGAGCTAATATCTACGAATGGTTAAAATGAGCAAGATACGAATGAAGAGTTGGCTCTTAGCTTTCAATGGTTGGATTATGTAACGTATTCAAAGCTTCTTGTTAGCGGatttatttcttcttgaaaCATTGCGTAGCCAGGCAGCTGTGTGTTGATAATTCCTGTTTGGTTTACTCTATATTAAGATTTCTCACGTCATGGCCTATCCTTTGCCTTTGCCAATCTAGATGATCTAGAATAAGCTATTAAATTCATATCTCATGTTGTCGGTGTAAAACTGAAACCATTTCTACATTTATAGACCAGGGAGAGCAGCATAACAGTTAATCTATGCAAACAAAGGAAAATAAGctgataattaatatataagcaCCTCCGAACAGGGCAAGTATccgagaaaatttaaaatttgatacatCCCAGCAAGCTAATCTTAAGTAAAGCTTTTCCATTTTTTACATCTGTTTTTTTCTCTAGCAAACTAAACCTCTATTGTCCGACTTAAGTTCCTGGTTTCTCAGCCCTGCTAATACTAACGGCTAACAAAGATGAGTTGAGGGGTCAGTTTTTAAATTAACCAGCGAAGAGCCCAGGCTGGATGGTGTCCGCTGAAGAAGCTAACTATCTTGTCAGGGTTAATAGGTCTGGTGAGGCCAGAGGTAGAACTCCTGTGATGACAACAAAGGAACGGAAGTTGGAGTTGCTATTGAAGAGAGAGAACCTGGGGTTTCTGAAGTGCTTGCACCGGAGTAGAGATGATGGAAGAGGTTCTGATGATACATTGGAGTTGCTGAATCAAATGATAGCCCATATGGTATAGCAGATGCTGGCTGAATAGCAGCAAAGCTGATGCTGTTCTCACTGTTGCTGCTGCTTTGTTGCTGCTGGCTACTGCTGAAAGATGATTTCTGTTCCGCGTCCAGAGAGAGCTTTAATCGCTTTGATGTGCCACCAACAGGAAGAGAACTTTTACTAATAGCCTCCACATCATATCGGTTCATCTCGAAATTAGTTACAGCATTGACACCCCTGAACTTGATTGCGGCTATGTCATACGCCTCAGCTGCTTCTTCCTCAGTAGCTGCACGAAACATTAATTGAATTACTACTAATTGAAGACTAACGTCCTGCAGATAATACCACACTACTTGCAGTAATCCTTTTTAATGCTATATATTGTCAACTAGAAGCAGCTGACTCCTGATCATAACAAAGATTTGATTACCCAGTACTTCCCCATAGAAGCTGCGAATTCTTTAACATCAATAACAAAACAGTTAATATTTCGTTAATGGCTAATTTATTATCACTTACCAAAGGTTCCAAGATAAAGATCTTTATTTCCTGCCACACGACCAATTCTTGCTTGCCAGCGTCCTTGCTGATGATGCCTGCACAACATTGCAGTATCCCATTAGTTATTGTCCGAGTCAAAGATCTTTAAATGCAAAGAGTGATTTAACTACTGTGAAACTTTAACTCAAAGAAATGGTGGTCTAGTCTATCCCATCTGATCATCAACCGAAAAGTTTAAATACCTCGTTACACCTCTGTATATAGATGCTCCCCTTGAGAAACCACTACTTTTCCTGCAAGTTGTAAAAAGACTAGGGTAAGACTTGGTCATAATGTTGTAATGTGTCCACAGTTATAGTACCAATATGAATGAAAGAAAGACAGACAA
Protein-coding regions in this window:
- the LOC108212520 gene encoding receptor-like cytosolic serine/threonine-protein kinase RBK1 isoform X2, with the protein product MVPHQGKTHEDLPAEVAQIVTEEERDVEVSNETKEMEGKDEEVLNEAKEMEKDDAEVSNEGKDMEKTEENESPRGVLDIVITGSESDHSSIISSSGSSRSSFNSSLDDKLPENKDVSSFSSSSEQETISDQKKKVVSDNTSKKKSVLKRLSSISLLRWKFGKSSQVSEEAVDHADDLVMLPKPSWRNFTFQELEAATNNFNPAELLGKGGHAEVYKGCLPDGQVVAVKKITKKAKKDENRVGEFLSELGIIAHINHPNAAKLIGFSIENGLYLVLQFAPNGSLATLLHGCPERTIEWSIRFKVAIGVADGLKYLHSDCQRRIIHRDITASNILLSEDYVPQISDFGLAKWLPEKWMHHVVSPIEGTFGYMAPEYFMHGIIDEKTDVFAFGVLLLELITGRCAVDSCRQSLVMWAKSLLEKNSVKELADPRLGEDYDMVDMKRAIATATTCLHHMPKLRPNMTRVAQLLRGENGGLEMKQRSMVLVDDYDLEDYTCTTYLKDLNRYKQLLLE
- the LOC108212520 gene encoding receptor-like cytosolic serine/threonine-protein kinase RBK1 isoform X1 codes for the protein MVPHQDIGKTHEDLPAEVAQIVTEEERDVEVSNETKEMEGKDEEVLNEAKEMEKDDAEVSNEGKDMEKTEENESPRGVLDIVITGSESDHSSIISSSGSSRSSFNSSLDDKLPENKDVSSFSSSSEQETISDQKKKVVSDNTSKKKSVLKRLSSISLLRWKFGKSSQVSEEAVDHADDLVMLPKPSWRNFTFQELEAATNNFNPAELLGKGGHAEVYKGCLPDGQVVAVKKITKKAKKDENRVGEFLSELGIIAHINHPNAAKLIGFSIENGLYLVLQFAPNGSLATLLHGCPERTIEWSIRFKVAIGVADGLKYLHSDCQRRIIHRDITASNILLSEDYVPQISDFGLAKWLPEKWMHHVVSPIEGTFGYMAPEYFMHGIIDEKTDVFAFGVLLLELITGRCAVDSCRQSLVMWAKSLLEKNSVKELADPRLGEDYDMVDMKRAIATATTCLHHMPKLRPNMTRVAQLLRGENGGLEMKQRSMVLVDDYDLEDYTCTTYLKDLNRYKQLLLE
- the LOC108193721 gene encoding uncharacterized protein LOC108193721, with the protein product MTSDIIVQLSILVLTLCIFYAVNKFSKQMQLSILVLTLCIFYAVNKFSKQTLTNIRVKNRFKAQAHRHFIQGAHLLSRARSTANRTTSLNLAKDAVNLADQALSLEPRDGATLILKGLALDLMGHKSAALKCVDQALTFPAVKALSEKERGDALFTRAELRMAVNRRRRVDSAVADLLEAVRLSEDNGKAFCLLGQCFVIKGMRNEAKNAFERALRIEPDLVEARQGLLDLDSGA